From the Saccharomonospora marina XMU15 genome, the window GGCGAGGGTCAGTGCGGTGTCGCGCAGCGACTCGCCCTTGCCGACCGAGGAACTGCTCGCCGAGACGTTCACCACGTCGGCGCTCATCCACTTGCCCGCGATCTCGAAGGAGACCCGGGTACGCGTGGAGTTCTCGTAGAACAGCGTCACCACCGTGCGACCGCGCAGCGTCGGCAGCTTGCGGACCTCCCTGCCCAGCAGGGTGCGCTTGAGTTCGTCGGCGGTGTCCAGCACGGCGGTGGCCGTGTCGACGTCGAGCCCTTCGGTGCCGAGCAGGTGCCTCATGCCCGCACCCCCAGCAACACGGCGTCGCGCCCGTCGGTCTCGGTGAGCAGCACCGAGACCGCCTCCGAGCGGGAGGTCGGCACGTTCTTGCCGACGTAGTCGGCGCGGATCGGCAGTTCCCGGTGGCCCCTGTCGACCAGAACCGCCAACTGCACGGCCGTCGGCCTGCCGTGATCACGCAGCGCGTCCAGTGCCGCACGGATGGTGCGTCCGGAGAACAGCACGTCGTCCACCAGCACCACGACGCGGTCCTGGATGCCGCCGCCGGGCAGTTGCGACTCCTGCAGCGGCCGGGTGGGCCTGCGGCGCAGGTCGTCGCGGTACAGCGTGACGTCCAGCGCGCCAACCGGCACCTCTACGCCGGAGAACTCGCTGATACGGTCCGCGAGCCGCGCGGCCAGTGGCGCGCCTCGGGTGGGGATTCCCAGCAGCACGGGCGGGGGTGTGCTCTCCGCACCGAGCGCTGTCTTCTCGATGATCTGATGCGCCATTCGGGCGATGGTGCGCGCGACGTCGCCGGCCGAAAGCAGTTCACGTTCGGCCGCGGGCTCCGTCGCGCCACGTGGGCGTGGCGCCACGTTGGGACCTCCTTCCCCGCCTCACCGGACGGGTCCTTAAAGGATGTCGATAACCCTGGATACGCGGGGTATCAAAGAGACAGTAACAGGTCGAGCTTCTCGCCCTTCCGGGTGGTGTCGGCAGCCGCGTAACTCCAG encodes:
- the pyrR gene encoding bifunctional pyr operon transcriptional regulator/uracil phosphoribosyltransferase PyrR, translated to MAPRPRGATEPAAERELLSAGDVARTIARMAHQIIEKTALGAESTPPPVLLGIPTRGAPLAARLADRISEFSGVEVPVGALDVTLYRDDLRRRPTRPLQESQLPGGGIQDRVVVLVDDVLFSGRTIRAALDALRDHGRPTAVQLAVLVDRGHRELPIRADYVGKNVPTSRSEAVSVLLTETDGRDAVLLGVRA